The genomic stretch CCGCTCCGGTGTGGTCAGTTGTAGTTGTCGCGGGACCACTTATATCACCGATTTCTGGATTAAGGCTCTCGATTGTTACCGGTGCTTCAACATTCACTGCATTCCCGAATCTATCAAAGACTCTGACTTGTACCTGCCGTGAAGAACCGGGGTCGATAGTTGGCGCCTCATCAGAAACGGTGGTTGATGGAGGGTCTTCAAACACCACATTATCCGGAGTTCCAGGAGCAATTACCACATCAGCAGTACCGAAAAAGGGCAACTGCCTATCCCCGTATACCCAGGAGGCTGTAGCCGAGATATATTCTGTACCACCCCGGGGAACTCTGGTGAAAACCACCTCTGGTTGGGTACTAACTATTATTTGAGAAATCTCAAGCGCATCTTGCGGCTCTTCCCCTTCACCGGGCCATCTGTATAGGGTATAACCTGAATTAAGGTTAACTTCAACCTCAGTAAGGGTTTCGGTAAAACTTCTTCCAGTAGCAGCATCCACAGGTGCAAGCCTTAAACGTACCCGCTCACCTGCTCTGACCGTATCCAGCACATTACCACCCATATCGAGCACCTGAACTTCAAACAGATAATCAAGCTCTCTGTAGGGCAGAAATCCTACATCAGTGGTTACAGTCTGACCATTAGGTCCTTCACCCTCGATCACCATTTCAAAGAAAGCATAGTCACCTACACCCTGTACAGGAACATTTATTGAATTGGCACCGCCCCTTATGGGTGTAGAGGGTGGAGTGATATCTACAATATCGCTTGCCGCAATTACCGGCGCATTATTTGCAAATGAGTCATCAAATTCCACATCTCTAAGAAATCTGAGATATTTGATTCTGGGGTTACTGAATTCGGGTGGAATATTGAGGTCAAAAGCAAGGCTTGCCAAATTATTATCATCTATTAGCACAGGAGCGACAGGTGTGATTCTTCCGAAAACAGTGGGTACAGGACCCGATTGAGCTGCTCCGATGTCGACGATACTGCCATCCCCTTTAACTATTCCGGCTTCGGGCCACCCTGCTTCTTTAATGATCGAGTCTACTGTGGGATGATCCCAGTCCGGCACGAGAAAATCCGGGTGTGTGGGGTCATCGGTATTGAGAAAATGGTTCTGAATTTCAAACCAACGGATATTTGCGGAAGCAGGGAATGGGTCACCGGCAGAAGCTGCGAATAGGGCTCCTGGTGATATGAAATCGTTGGTTGGAACCTCAACCTCGGATCCATCATCGCACTCTATAGTTACAACAGCCCCACTTTGAACAGCCCCACCATCTATTCCATTCATCAAACGAACCTGAGTATATCCCTCCATTTCCTCACCACCTGACATGCGGCAACCCGGAGGGGTACCGATGTAACGTCCCTCAAACACAGGTTCCAGTGCCTGGGCCGCATAAATACTATGCTTCATCCGGTTAGGGTAGAGTGGATCCATGGCATGAAAGGGATTAGTATATTCTCCTCCACTATAGCCATCGGCCCACAGATATCTGGGCCTGCTGTAAATATTATTGAAGATAAGATGCTGTGCACCTGAGCGCCATTGGCCTCCAAAAGTGAGATAATTATTATGGAATGTGTTGTTATAAATAGCAAGCGGCGAAAGTATATGGTCTTTTGTGGTCATGGCACCACCCATGTTGTGATCACCATCCCCCAGACCACGAACTTCTGAAACTATATCTGAGCTCTGATGATAGTTATTGTATAAAAAGTTAAATCTTATAGTTGAACCCAGATCCCACACCGATTCCATAAATATGCCCCAAGAGTTACCATGGATATGGTTGTGCTCTATAAGGTGATTACCGGTTCTGCCAAACCCGGAAAGCGGTATAACGTTTTCTGGTGTAATGTCTGCAGGGTTTGAGTTACCGTATATCCCCCCCTCATTTCTGTCTTTCACTGCAATACCATAGAAAGCATTTCTGGCATCGGAATTTCTGATTACCACGTTTCCGGATATCCACAGACAAATAGCTGAATTTCCATGGAACAGTGGATGAGCATTTCCTCCATCACTCCAAACTCCCGGATACCCAAAGGGCATAGCACCACCACCGTCAACAATTATTCCATCTATGGTTACGCCCCGTGCTCTTAAAACGCGAAGTGCCCCGTTTCGGTCAAAGTTTATCATATCGGGATTCTGTGCTTCGGTTATATTCATTGGATGAACATTTTCGGTATCCTGCCACATTATAACCGGTCTGCTTGAGGATGTCGGGTTAGAAGAGGTAAGCGTCAGTCCGTTATGGGTACTGTCGATTGTTACCTGTTCTTCGTAGACCGCATTATCTAAGATTCTTATTACAGCACCTTCTCCGGCAGCATCTAACGCAGCCGAAATAGTGGAAAACATTCCTTCTCCATCCTGAGACACTGTCAGGATGGTTTGTGAGAAGGCTAACTGAGCCATCATAACAATCACCAATAAAATGATCGATTTTTTTGCAGACATAAATTTTGCCACTCCTTACTAAAGAGGGATAGATAGACAGTTCTTTATTAGTATAAGTGTAATAACACCTGTAACCTAAACGCAGTCACCCTGCAACTAAAACGCTTAAACTGGCTGTTTTATATAAGATAGTTCTACAGTTTAATAATAAATATTTCCGGTGTAAAAAGCAATCCATTCTTTGCTCCAGCACTGTTTAATGCACACATTTGTTTACACCTTTCTTTTGCCTCACCATTTCGGTTTGAATAAACCTACTTTAATGAATACATGCAATAAAAATCATTTCCAGCACCCCTTTCCACAATTGTTTAAGCAAGCGGAAACAGCACAGTATTTCCTAACGCCCTATATTTAATATACTTAAACCTAAGGAAATTGGTTTCTTTTTGAACTTTTTGTACTCTAAAGTGTACTCATCGGTTTAACAATGTCTCTTGTTAGTTGTTACATTTTTTCGCCCGGCCTTGCCTGAACAGTTTTAAAAGGATACAATAATAGCTATCAGCACATCGAATTTTTCATGGGAGGCAAAAGATGGAAGTTTCCCCACTGGATAGCCATCAATATTATAGTACAGTTAAACGCAGGTTGACTGCAAAGGTGGCGGAAGGCCTGCTGTCCAGGATGGGAGGTTTACATGCATCAACGAGTTGAGCACTATGTAACGCTCGACGATCGCCCAAACAGGGACACGATCATAGAGAAAGATGAGATATTAAGCCTTATCATAGATATTGAGGTCTTATCTAGTGAGAATTTCTATGATAAGTATTTTGACCTTGATGATTAGCGATGATGTCTCTTAAAAAAGGGTGATTATTGAGACATGTGTAATCGGCAGTTATGAAGACTTTTTGCTAAACGATGCTTCAATCCACGGTCTTCCAGCCGGAAAACGAAGAAAAGTCCGGCCTGAAAAACCGCGAGAAAAGTGTCCAAGGCATTGAGTTAACATTTCTGCCGTTAGTTTTACTCCCCCGATTAACCAGGTGCCATCATTTTAAGCAGAAACAATTCAAATTGTCGTAGGGATATCCAGAAAAACTGTTTCTATACCAAATTTTTCCGTGATCAGTTCACCAAGCGCCCGCACCCCGCCCTTTTCGGAGTGGTAATGTCCGCAATAGATCACATTTATCTCTGCTTCCAGCGCAGCGTGATAATTTTCATGGGATGATTCGCCGGTGATAAACAGGTCGACCCCCTTATTAATTGCTTCCTGAAGCTCCCCTGCTGCTCCGCCTGATACCACAGCAACCCGCTTAATATTATTAGTACCAAAAGGCAGCATCGACACCCTGCAATCCAGATGTTTGGTTAAAATTCTGGATATTGCATCAATTGAAACAGGCTCATTAAGGGTACCTTCAAACCCTATCTGCATCCCCTTATACCAACCAAACGGCTTAAGCGCTAAAAGACCTAGCATCTCTGCAAGTTTTGCGTTGTTACCAAGAGATGGGTGAAGGTCGAGGGGCAGATGAGAGGCATAGAGATTTAAATCGTTGTCTAACAAATATTTAAGGTGATTGTAAACAGACCCCGTAATTGATCGCAGACCATCCCAGATAATCCCGTGATGGGCAATAAGCATTTGGCAGCCGCTTGCAACGGCTTGTTTGTATGCTTCCATGCAGGCGTCTACGGTTAATGCAATCCGTTGTATCTCTTCACCCCCCTGAACCTGAAGCCCGTTTCGGGAAACGTCCTTTATAGCACCAGTGGCCAAAGTAGTGTCAAGAAAGGATACAAGGTGATCTCTTTTCACAAAATTATTGTCTGCAGAATTATTCGGTGTTGTTTTCATGTTTCAAACCCCAGAAAAGCTAAAAAGTGCTTAACTCCGCCCGTTTTACGGGAACTGTTCCATTTTTCTATAATAGAATAATAGTGAGAATCTTCCCTGATCTCTTGTTTTGCTATTTTTATCAGATCGTTTTCTACGGTGGTATGTGATGGTTTTGCTTTGCATTGAGTAATCTTATTCAAAGTTACAGATTCAATTTTCCTGTTTTTGGAATTGAGTTCAATGCTGTGGGGAAAGCTTCTGCACGTTACCGGGCGATTCTTATAAACGGAGCAGGTAAAATCGCCGCTGAGAAACACACATTTTTCACTAACTCTTTTAAGGCCCATGGCCCGTTTACCATACCTGAAACGAATCCATAGTGGCGCATCCGGATCGTAATTCATTTCTGAAGGGGAGAAGAAGCGTACAAATCGTTGCGGAGGTTGTTTTAAAAATCGGCTGATTCTCAAAACATCTCTGTAAGTGACGGGTACAATGGGCTCTCTGCAGCACCTCCCGCACCTGGAGCAATCAACTATAGTACAGACTCTTTCTTCACCCACCATCAATCCCTTCAGTTTTTAGAAAGAAAGAAGATACGATTCGATAAATTTATCG from Chitinispirillales bacterium ANBcel5 encodes the following:
- a CDS encoding Nif3-like dinuclear metal center hexameric protein; this encodes MKTTPNNSADNNFVKRDHLVSFLDTTLATGAIKDVSRNGLQVQGGEEIQRIALTVDACMEAYKQAVASGCQMLIAHHGIIWDGLRSITGSVYNHLKYLLDNDLNLYASHLPLDLHPSLGNNAKLAEMLGLLALKPFGWYKGMQIGFEGTLNEPVSIDAISRILTKHLDCRVSMLPFGTNNIKRVAVVSGGAAGELQEAINKGVDLFITGESSHENYHAALEAEINVIYCGHYHSEKGGVRALGELITEKFGIETVFLDIPTTI
- a CDS encoding YkgJ family cysteine cluster protein; translated protein: MVGEERVCTIVDCSRCGRCCREPIVPVTYRDVLRISRFLKQPPQRFVRFFSPSEMNYDPDAPLWIRFRYGKRAMGLKRVSEKCVFLSGDFTCSVYKNRPVTCRSFPHSIELNSKNRKIESVTLNKITQCKAKPSHTTVENDLIKIAKQEIREDSHYYSIIEKWNSSRKTGGVKHFLAFLGFET